One Sanguibacter keddieii DSM 10542 genomic window carries:
- a CDS encoding glycoside hydrolase family 2 protein yields MPTSTPTSHPNAVAHSVSTPPVATPPVSTPPRASLQDGTYPRPQLVRERWVDLSGTWGFDHDDADVGLDEGWQHATGLSREIVVPFPPESPASGIADTGFHPVVWYRREITRAELDATGLGDLGSGGTASDSTGPGDTRTGGTGTGDASTRLLVHLGAVDHRADVWLDGTLLGSHEGGSTPFTLDATAALDRTRDTHVLVVRAQDDPHDLEQPRGKQDWELEPHSIWYHRTTGIWQPVWLEAVPRTRVDALTWTPRVDEAAVDLRVDLGRRPAAAVDVLVVLELDGAEVGRATVRSADPRVDVRVLVPALADPARRGALLWAPGTPTLVDARVEIRSAADGAVLDRALPDGAEPGSAPHDSTLLDTVTSYLGLRTVDVADGAFRIDGAPVRLRSVLSQGFWPQSHLAAPSAAALRAEVELILELGFNAVRVHQKIEDPRFLYWADRLGLLVWVEAPSAYRFSPTAVQRMLHEWTEVVARDRSHPSVVTWVPLNESWGVEEIAQDPQAEHYARALWHLTKALDGTRPVVSNDGWEHTDSDIWTFHDYDGDPQGIADRYRDDASIGELLAGTGPAGRRMRLGAEPDRGQPVMLTELGGIALYPRGGAGAWGYSTATSAWDLDARFAALMAAVHGTALAGFCYTQLTDTLQEANGLVTADRLPKVPAAQIRAAVTGEPVDGALTARRSLVRSLPVRGTARLLQKVRSTAARRR; encoded by the coding sequence GTGCCCACCTCCACCCCCACCTCTCATCCCAACGCCGTCGCCCATTCGGTCTCCACGCCGCCGGTAGCCACACCGCCGGTCTCCACCCCGCCCCGCGCCAGCCTCCAGGACGGCACCTACCCCCGACCTCAGCTCGTCCGGGAGCGGTGGGTCGACCTCAGCGGGACCTGGGGCTTCGACCACGACGACGCCGACGTCGGCCTCGACGAGGGGTGGCAGCACGCCACGGGCCTGTCCCGCGAGATCGTCGTCCCCTTCCCGCCGGAGTCGCCGGCCTCCGGCATCGCGGACACCGGGTTCCACCCCGTCGTCTGGTACCGGCGCGAGATCACCCGCGCCGAGCTCGACGCGACCGGTCTGGGCGACCTCGGGTCAGGCGGCACGGCTTCGGACAGCACCGGACCGGGCGACACCCGCACGGGCGGCACCGGCACCGGCGACGCGTCGACCCGGCTCCTCGTCCACCTCGGCGCGGTCGACCACCGGGCGGACGTCTGGCTGGACGGCACCCTGCTCGGTTCGCACGAGGGCGGGTCCACGCCCTTCACCCTCGACGCCACGGCGGCCCTCGACCGGACCCGTGACACGCACGTGCTCGTGGTCCGGGCGCAGGACGACCCGCACGACCTCGAGCAGCCCCGCGGCAAGCAGGACTGGGAGCTCGAGCCGCACTCCATCTGGTACCACCGGACCACCGGCATCTGGCAGCCCGTGTGGCTCGAGGCCGTCCCGCGCACCCGCGTCGACGCCCTCACCTGGACGCCGCGCGTCGACGAGGCGGCCGTGGACCTGCGGGTCGACCTCGGTCGCCGCCCTGCCGCCGCTGTCGACGTCCTGGTGGTGCTCGAGCTCGACGGTGCCGAGGTGGGGCGGGCGACCGTGCGCTCGGCAGACCCGCGGGTCGACGTCCGCGTCCTCGTCCCGGCCCTCGCAGACCCGGCCCGACGCGGGGCCCTGCTCTGGGCGCCCGGGACCCCGACGCTCGTCGACGCACGGGTCGAGATCCGGTCCGCCGCCGACGGCGCGGTCCTCGATCGCGCACTGCCCGACGGTGCCGAGCCCGGCAGCGCGCCGCACGACAGCACGCTGCTCGACACCGTCACGTCCTACCTCGGGCTGCGCACCGTCGACGTCGCCGACGGTGCCTTCCGGATCGACGGCGCGCCGGTCCGGCTGCGCTCGGTCCTGTCCCAGGGGTTCTGGCCGCAGTCGCACCTCGCGGCACCGTCCGCGGCGGCGCTGCGTGCCGAGGTCGAGCTGATCCTCGAGCTGGGCTTCAACGCCGTCCGGGTGCACCAGAAGATCGAGGACCCGCGGTTCCTCTACTGGGCGGACCGGCTCGGGCTGCTCGTGTGGGTCGAGGCGCCGAGCGCCTACAGGTTCTCGCCGACCGCCGTGCAGCGGATGCTCCACGAGTGGACCGAGGTGGTGGCGCGCGACAGGTCGCACCCGTCGGTCGTCACGTGGGTACCGCTCAACGAGAGCTGGGGTGTCGAGGAGATCGCCCAGGACCCGCAGGCCGAGCACTACGCGCGTGCGCTGTGGCACCTGACCAAGGCTCTCGACGGCACCCGACCGGTGGTCTCCAACGACGGCTGGGAGCACACCGACTCCGACATCTGGACCTTCCACGACTACGACGGCGACCCGCAGGGGATCGCCGACCGCTACCGCGACGACGCGAGCATCGGCGAGCTGCTGGCCGGCACGGGGCCGGCAGGCCGTCGCATGCGCCTGGGCGCCGAACCAGACCGCGGCCAGCCCGTGATGCTCACCGAGCTCGGCGGCATCGCCCTCTACCCGCGAGGCGGCGCCGGGGCGTGGGGGTACTCGACGGCGACGTCGGCCTGGGACCTCGACGCCCGCTTCGCGGCACTCATGGCTGCGGTGCACGGGACGGCGCTCGCGGGCTTCTGCTACACCCAGCTGACCGACACCCTCCAGGAGGCCAACGGCCTCGTCACCGCAGACCGCCTTCCCAAGGTCCCGGCGGCCCAGATCCGCGCGGCAGTCACCGGTGAGCCCGTCGACGGCGCCCTCACCGCACGCCGCAGCCTGGTGCGCTCGCTCCCGGTCCGCGGCACCGCCCGGCTCCTGCAGAAGGTCCGCAGCACAGCCGCCCGGAGACGGTGA
- a CDS encoding ImmA/IrrE family metallo-endopeptidase: MSYSPWKDAEVRHPDLDIERCDIAPARGVWVRSENMILIDENLDRTWRRATLAHELAHVDLGHVSAVEGFFARRIEREADMLAARRLLGSVDAIADAVAAHPGDTAAVADQLDVPVEVLLRRVEKMHPRDRAAIEARASRSGG; this comes from the coding sequence GTGAGCTACAGCCCGTGGAAGGACGCCGAGGTGCGGCACCCGGACCTCGACATCGAGCGCTGCGACATCGCCCCCGCCCGCGGGGTGTGGGTACGCAGCGAGAACATGATCCTCATCGACGAGAACCTCGACCGCACGTGGCGGCGGGCCACGCTCGCGCACGAGCTCGCCCACGTCGACCTCGGGCACGTCTCCGCCGTCGAGGGCTTCTTCGCCCGGCGCATCGAGCGCGAGGCGGACATGCTCGCAGCACGCCGGCTCCTGGGGAGCGTGGACGCCATCGCCGACGCGGTCGCCGCGCACCCCGGGGACACCGCCGCCGTCGCCGACCAGCTCGACGTCCCCGTCGAGGTGCTCCTGCGGCGCGTCGAGAAGATGCACCCGCGCGACCGGGCAGCCATCGAGGCGCGCGCCTCCCGCTCCGGCGGGTGA
- a CDS encoding helix-turn-helix domain-containing protein: MPREHEDRARAAVTTELRRRGITPRQLALRAQLSTGTVNDFLNGVRWPRTGSLGKIEAFLGWPPGRLDELADGVAADTAPDQDDDAAVLTGVLLDIDPGAFADLDPAEQAEAVAAAKLTYLERAREIRRSRERR, encoded by the coding sequence ATGCCCCGAGAGCACGAGGACCGCGCCCGCGCCGCCGTCACCACGGAGCTGCGGCGACGTGGCATCACCCCGCGCCAGCTCGCGCTGCGCGCGCAGCTGTCGACCGGGACCGTCAACGACTTCCTCAACGGCGTGCGCTGGCCGCGCACCGGCAGCCTCGGCAAGATCGAGGCGTTCCTCGGGTGGCCCCCGGGCAGGCTCGACGAGCTCGCCGACGGTGTCGCGGCCGACACCGCTCCCGATCAGGACGACGACGCCGCCGTGCTGACCGGCGTGCTGCTCGACATCGACCCCGGGGCCTTCGCCGACCTCGACCCGGCGGAGCAGGCCGAGGCCGTGGCCGCCGCCAAGCTCACCTACCTCGAGAGGGCGCGCGAGATCCGGCGGTCGCGGGAGCGCCGCTGA
- a CDS encoding WhiB family transcriptional regulator — MVKCSTLQSTTEYLTHRTTRPPETITEDPMPTPALIRPAATAPPVPPVAPRPRPDRGWARAAACDGTDPALFDPVNRHVAERATAVCATCPVRRACLLEALTDESDSAYGPWLVRGGLTPKERRELSPHERSALVADLRATAVGTRTTAPAATIAPSAA, encoded by the coding sequence ATGGTCAAGTGCTCGACGCTCCAGTCGACCACCGAGTACCTCACCCACCGGACCACCCGACCACCGGAGACCATCACGGAGGACCCCATGCCCACCCCCGCCCTCATCCGCCCGGCCGCCACCGCACCGCCCGTACCGCCTGTGGCACCCCGACCTCGTCCAGACCGCGGCTGGGCCCGCGCGGCGGCCTGCGACGGGACCGACCCCGCACTCTTCGACCCCGTCAACAGGCACGTCGCCGAGCGCGCCACCGCGGTGTGCGCCACGTGCCCGGTCCGCCGTGCCTGCCTCCTCGAGGCCCTCACCGACGAGAGCGACAGCGCCTACGGGCCGTGGCTGGTCCGCGGCGGGCTCACCCCCAAGGAACGACGCGAGCTCTCGCCGCACGAGCGGTCCGCACTCGTCGCCGACCTTAGGGCGACCGCCGTCGGCACCCGCACCACCGCACCTGCTGCCACCATCGCCCCCTCAGCAGCATGA
- a CDS encoding M15 family metallopeptidase, whose amino-acid sequence MAVSQNGWPAIESGTDPRLSLTPWVTGRILAGPVCTVLSHVARRFHAEVESITVSSSWGWAYRPIAGSTDISNHASGTAIDLNAPRHPLGAVGTFTPAQVAVIRDILRDVSPAVRWGGDYSGRKDEMHFEINTTSANVDRVAARLVPTRTTTRRRDGKTMIYRSGGRYAPLVHGIYAHNGGWVELRSAEERTNLMAAGVKEVWILEQSLLNLMQDSRA is encoded by the coding sequence ATGGCCGTCTCGCAGAACGGCTGGCCGGCGATCGAGTCGGGCACCGACCCGCGGCTCAGCCTCACCCCGTGGGTGACCGGCAGGATCCTCGCCGGTCCCGTCTGCACCGTGCTCAGCCACGTCGCACGACGGTTCCACGCCGAGGTCGAGAGCATCACCGTCTCCAGCTCCTGGGGGTGGGCCTACAGGCCGATCGCCGGCAGCACCGACATCTCGAACCACGCCTCGGGCACCGCGATCGACCTCAACGCCCCGCGCCACCCGCTCGGCGCGGTCGGGACGTTCACCCCGGCGCAGGTCGCCGTCATCCGAGACATCCTCCGGGACGTCTCGCCGGCGGTCCGCTGGGGCGGCGACTACTCGGGCCGCAAGGACGAGATGCACTTCGAGATCAACACCACGAGCGCGAACGTCGACCGCGTCGCCGCACGCCTCGTACCCACCCGCACCACCACACGACGAAGGGATGGAAAGACCATGATCTACCGCTCTGGAGGGCGCTACGCCCCGCTGGTCCACGGCATCTACGCCCACAACGGAGGCTGGGTCGAGCTCCGCTCCGCCGAGGAGCGCACCAACCTCATGGCAGCAGGGGTGAAGGAGGTCTGGATCCTCGAGCAGTCCCTGCTCAACCTCATGCAGGACTCGCGCGCCTGA
- a CDS encoding alpha/beta hydrolase yields the protein MTPALHETASPVPDPNLPAGAAQPPRPSARRSRLVRAAAAVAGLSLVLAACSSDPGTKVQTGVDGSSPSAGADPSDGASSAAPSTDGIEADLLPFYEQTVEWSDCGSGFECADIEVPFDWDDPAADTITLGAKRYLSSGERKGTVLINPGGPGGSGVEFVQYVPFIFGKPLLEEFDVLGFDPRGVGESSPVACLSDAERDVSDAKTYTPDDAGLAEMQADAKAFGEKCLENTGPVLGEVDTQSSARDMDVIRHVVGDAQLNYLGFSYGTQLGATYAGLYPENVGRMVLDGAIDLRLTDHEMSLQQAVGFENALTAFVEDCLAGSGCPLTGTTDEALAQVTGLLDQILANPMPTGDPARPLTQTLAFYGIAQPLYSELLWPQLTAALDAAISDGDGSGLLASADSYNSRNSDGTYADNQGEAFRAINCLDSRSDADMATLDAEADEIVAAAPTVGEFFTYGGLGCADWPFPQAEKTGDLAASGAAPILVIGTTNDPATPYVWAQGLAEQLESGVLVTYEGEGHTAYGQSNSCVLDTVDAYFTDGTVPDEGLVC from the coding sequence GTGACCCCAGCTCTCCACGAGACCGCGTCCCCTGTGCCCGACCCGAACTTGCCCGCGGGGGCAGCGCAGCCGCCGCGCCCGTCCGCACGGCGCAGCCGCCTGGTGCGCGCGGCCGCGGCCGTCGCGGGGCTCTCGCTCGTGCTCGCCGCGTGCAGCAGCGACCCGGGGACCAAGGTCCAGACGGGCGTCGACGGCTCGTCGCCCTCGGCCGGGGCGGACCCGTCCGACGGCGCGAGCAGCGCCGCACCGAGCACCGACGGCATCGAGGCCGACCTGCTGCCGTTCTACGAGCAGACCGTCGAGTGGTCCGACTGCGGCAGCGGCTTCGAGTGCGCCGACATCGAGGTCCCCTTCGACTGGGACGACCCCGCGGCCGACACCATCACCCTCGGCGCCAAGCGCTACCTCTCGAGCGGTGAGCGCAAGGGCACCGTCCTCATCAACCCGGGTGGACCTGGCGGCTCGGGGGTCGAGTTCGTCCAGTACGTGCCGTTCATCTTCGGCAAGCCGCTGCTCGAGGAGTTCGACGTCCTGGGCTTCGACCCGCGCGGCGTCGGCGAGTCCAGCCCGGTGGCGTGCCTGAGCGACGCCGAGCGTGACGTCTCGGACGCCAAGACGTACACCCCGGACGACGCCGGCCTCGCCGAGATGCAGGCCGACGCGAAGGCCTTCGGCGAGAAGTGCCTCGAGAACACCGGCCCGGTGCTCGGCGAGGTCGACACGCAGTCCTCCGCGCGCGACATGGACGTCATCCGCCACGTGGTCGGCGACGCCCAGCTCAACTACCTCGGCTTCTCGTACGGCACGCAGCTGGGCGCGACCTACGCGGGCCTGTACCCGGAGAACGTCGGACGGATGGTGCTCGACGGCGCGATCGACCTGCGGCTCACCGACCACGAGATGAGCCTGCAGCAGGCCGTCGGCTTCGAGAACGCGCTCACCGCCTTCGTCGAGGACTGCCTCGCAGGGTCCGGCTGCCCGCTCACCGGGACCACCGACGAGGCGCTCGCGCAGGTCACCGGACTGCTGGACCAGATCCTCGCCAACCCGATGCCGACCGGTGACCCCGCACGGCCGCTCACCCAGACCCTCGCCTTCTACGGGATCGCCCAGCCGCTGTACTCCGAGCTGCTGTGGCCCCAGCTGACCGCCGCCCTCGACGCGGCGATCAGCGACGGCGACGGCAGCGGGCTGCTGGCCTCGGCCGACAGCTACAACTCCCGCAACTCCGACGGCACCTACGCCGACAACCAGGGCGAGGCCTTCCGCGCCATCAACTGCCTCGACTCCCGCAGCGACGCCGACATGGCCACGCTCGACGCCGAGGCCGACGAGATCGTCGCGGCCGCCCCGACCGTCGGAGAGTTCTTCACCTACGGCGGGCTCGGCTGCGCCGACTGGCCGTTCCCGCAGGCCGAGAAGACCGGCGACCTCGCCGCGAGCGGCGCCGCGCCGATCCTGGTCATCGGGACGACCAACGACCCCGCGACGCCCTACGTGTGGGCCCAGGGCCTCGCCGAGCAGCTCGAGTCCGGCGTCCTCGTCACCTACGAGGGCGAGGGGCACACCGCCTACGGCCAGTCGAACTCCTGCGTCCTCGACACCGTCGACGCCTACTTCACCGACGGCACGGTGCCCGACGAGGGCCTCGTCTGCTGA
- a CDS encoding DNA polymerase III subunit delta': MSVWDDVVGQDSAVATLRGAIADPSAMTHAWLLTGPPGSGRSNAARAFAAALQCEQGGCGHCHACTTTLSGTHADLTVVATEKVTIAIDEVRSLISLASRSPSQGRWRVILVEDADRMAERTTNVLLKAIEEPPPRTVWLLCAPSPQDVMVTIRSRCRGVTLRIPPVADVAALLEARDGVDPVVALASARAAQSHIGLARRLARDAGARQRRSSVLSIARRIRGVPDAVIAAGELVEVAQAEAKAATEERDATEKAELLRSLGADGGQTLPPSLRSQVKQLEDDQKRRATRRQRDVLDRSMVDLLSLYRDVLVVQLGAEVDLVNTEIAETVRTLAEESTPEQTVRRMDAIGVARTRLGGNVSPVLALEAMAIALRPQG; encoded by the coding sequence GTGTCCGTGTGGGACGACGTCGTCGGGCAGGACTCGGCCGTCGCGACGCTCCGCGGGGCGATCGCCGACCCGTCGGCCATGACGCACGCCTGGCTGCTCACCGGACCGCCCGGCTCCGGCCGGTCGAACGCGGCCCGCGCCTTCGCCGCGGCCCTGCAGTGCGAGCAGGGCGGCTGCGGGCACTGCCACGCCTGCACCACGACGCTGTCCGGGACGCACGCCGACCTCACCGTCGTCGCGACCGAGAAGGTCACCATCGCGATCGACGAGGTGCGCTCGCTCATCTCGCTCGCCTCGCGCTCGCCCTCCCAGGGGCGCTGGCGCGTCATCCTCGTCGAGGACGCAGACCGCATGGCCGAGCGCACCACCAACGTCCTGCTCAAGGCCATCGAGGAGCCGCCGCCGCGCACCGTGTGGCTGCTCTGCGCGCCGAGCCCGCAGGACGTCATGGTCACCATCCGGTCCCGCTGCCGCGGGGTCACGCTGCGCATCCCGCCGGTGGCCGACGTCGCCGCCCTGCTCGAGGCGCGGGACGGCGTCGACCCGGTCGTGGCCCTGGCGAGCGCCCGCGCGGCGCAGTCGCACATCGGCCTCGCGCGCCGCCTCGCCCGCGACGCCGGTGCCCGCCAGCGCAGGTCGTCGGTGCTGTCGATCGCCCGACGCATCCGCGGGGTGCCCGACGCCGTGATCGCGGCCGGCGAGCTCGTCGAGGTCGCCCAGGCCGAGGCCAAGGCGGCGACCGAGGAGCGCGACGCCACCGAGAAGGCCGAGCTGCTGCGGTCCCTCGGTGCCGACGGCGGACAGACCCTCCCGCCGTCGCTGCGCTCGCAGGTCAAGCAGCTCGAGGACGACCAGAAGCGGCGCGCCACCCGGCGCCAGCGCGACGTGCTCGACCGGTCGATGGTCGACCTGCTGTCCCTGTACCGCGACGTGCTGGTCGTCCAGCTCGGTGCCGAGGTCGACCTCGTCAACACCGAGATCGCGGAGACGGTGCGCACGCTCGCGGAGGAGTCGACGCCCGAGCAGACCGTGCGTCGCATGGACGCGATCGGTGTGGCGCGCACGCGGCTCGGGGGCAACGTGTCGCCCGTGCTCGCCCTCGAGGCGATGGCCATCGCCCTGCGCCCCCAGGGCTGA
- the tmk gene encoding dTMP kinase translates to MSADEQSGYFISFEGGDGAGKSTQSRLLGEWLEQVTGRRVVWTREPGGTELGLVLRQAVLHGDHVDPRTEALLYATDRAHHVASLVRPALERGDVVITDRYLDSSIAYQAGGRTLPVEEIEQLSTWATEGLLPHATVLLDIDPLVGTRRLDAAPDRLERAGDEFHRRTRQAYLERAAQDPARWVVVDASGTVDAIHREIRSAVAERLGLTLPAEA, encoded by the coding sequence GTGAGCGCAGACGAGCAGAGCGGGTACTTCATCTCCTTCGAGGGAGGTGACGGCGCCGGCAAGTCGACCCAGTCCCGGCTCCTCGGCGAGTGGCTCGAGCAGGTGACCGGGCGCCGCGTCGTCTGGACCCGCGAGCCCGGCGGCACCGAGCTCGGCCTCGTGCTGCGACAGGCGGTGCTGCACGGCGACCACGTCGACCCGCGCACCGAGGCCCTGCTCTACGCGACGGACCGCGCCCACCACGTCGCCTCTCTGGTTCGGCCCGCCCTCGAGCGCGGGGACGTGGTGATCACCGACCGCTACCTCGACTCCTCGATCGCCTACCAGGCCGGCGGCCGGACCCTGCCGGTCGAGGAGATCGAGCAGCTGTCGACGTGGGCCACCGAGGGCCTGCTGCCGCACGCCACGGTCCTGCTCGACATCGACCCGCTCGTCGGCACGCGACGGCTGGACGCCGCCCCCGACCGCCTCGAGCGCGCGGGGGACGAGTTCCACCGACGCACCCGCCAGGCATACCTCGAGCGAGCGGCCCAGGACCCGGCACGCTGGGTGGTCGTCGACGCGTCGGGGACCGTCGACGCGATCCACCGCGAGATCCGCTCCGCCGTCGCCGAGCGCCTCGGCCTGACGCTGCCCGCGGAGGCCTGA
- a CDS encoding HAD-IA family hydrolase: MLSPGLAFADRTFDAILFDMDGTLISSIEAVDRSWALWGREHGLGDEFRIAHGTPARSLVERLLPAEQVEVALARITEIELGDTDGVRVLPGAAELLASLPAERHAIVTSCTRDLAAVRIAATGIGAPGVVVTADDISRGKPDPEPFRRGAELLGFDPARCLVVEDAPAGLESGRAAGCATLAVAGTHSLDELDADAHAPGVWAVAVRVTAEGTLVLEDRTA; encoded by the coding sequence ATGCTCTCACCAGGACTCGCCTTCGCCGACCGCACCTTCGACGCGATCCTCTTCGACATGGACGGCACGCTCATCAGCTCGATCGAGGCGGTCGACCGCAGCTGGGCGCTCTGGGGCCGCGAGCACGGGCTCGGCGACGAGTTCCGCATCGCGCACGGCACGCCCGCACGCTCCCTCGTCGAGCGGCTGCTGCCCGCCGAGCAGGTCGAGGTGGCCCTCGCCCGGATCACCGAGATCGAGCTCGGCGACACCGACGGCGTCCGGGTGCTGCCCGGCGCGGCCGAGCTGCTCGCCTCGCTGCCCGCGGAGCGCCACGCGATCGTCACGTCGTGCACCCGTGACCTCGCGGCGGTGCGCATCGCCGCGACCGGGATCGGTGCGCCCGGGGTGGTCGTGACGGCCGACGACATCTCCCGCGGCAAGCCCGACCCCGAGCCCTTCCGCCGCGGGGCGGAGCTGCTCGGCTTCGACCCCGCACGCTGCCTGGTCGTCGAGGACGCACCGGCCGGCCTCGAGTCCGGCCGGGCCGCCGGGTGCGCGACGCTCGCGGTCGCCGGGACGCACAGCCTCGACGAGCTGGACGCCGACGCGCACGCACCGGGCGTCTGGGCCGTCGCCGTGCGGGTCACCGCGGAGGGGACGCTCGTCCTCGAAGACCGCACGGCCTGA
- a CDS encoding MarR family winged helix-turn-helix transcriptional regulator — MPDSDVPDPAATAASASATPAQDPLALESQVCFALSAAARAMVAVYRPVLEPLRLTHPQYLVMLALWQHGDLSMTSIAALVHLDPGTVTPLVKRLESTGYVTRRRDADDARVMLVSLTAEGAALRSVAEGIPAQVVARTGLTLDELADVRRSVTRVVEAGRDAGVL; from the coding sequence GTGCCCGACTCCGACGTGCCCGACCCCGCTGCGACCGCGGCCTCCGCCTCTGCCACCCCTGCGCAGGACCCGCTGGCCCTCGAGAGTCAGGTCTGCTTCGCGCTCTCGGCAGCGGCCCGGGCGATGGTCGCCGTCTACCGACCGGTCCTCGAGCCGCTGCGTCTGACGCACCCGCAGTACCTCGTGATGCTCGCGCTCTGGCAGCACGGGGACCTGTCGATGACGAGCATCGCGGCACTCGTGCACCTCGACCCCGGGACCGTGACCCCGCTCGTCAAGCGGCTCGAGAGCACGGGGTACGTCACGCGACGGCGCGACGCCGACGACGCCCGCGTCATGCTCGTCTCCCTCACCGCAGAGGGGGCGGCGCTGCGCAGCGTCGCCGAGGGGATCCCGGCTCAGGTGGTCGCCCGCACCGGGCTCACGCTCGACGAGCTCGCCGACGTCCGACGGTCGGTCACCCGGGTCGTCGAGGCCGGCCGCGACGCCGGCGTGCTCTGA
- a CDS encoding Gfo/Idh/MocA family protein translates to MSDAAVGSTPAVDDPRLAPALRWGVLGAGWIGGSFADAVRDLTSSTVVAAGSRDAEKAAAFAAEHGVERSYGSYEELVADPDVDVVYVATPHSHHHEHALLAIAAGKHVLVEKAFTRNAAEAREVVAAAREAGVFCMEAMMTRHLPHTAMLREIVQRGDIGAVREVRAGFDVTVPYDPAHRMFDPALAGGALLDLGIYPLSFAVDLLGHPDEVRATGLLAPTGVDAQETIVLRYGQEALATLTTSVRTTAPGTATIVGSEGRIEIDERYLVPTTFRVENAHGVTEYDGRLRAADGSVVEEGKQYEAAEVARCIAAGLTESPRMTLDQTVELMEIMDDVRAQLGVVYPGEVGLASGEVASPMSAAASVFVTSPSTGPAGA, encoded by the coding sequence ATGAGCGACGCGGCGGTCGGCTCGACCCCGGCGGTCGACGACCCGCGCCTCGCCCCGGCGCTGCGCTGGGGCGTGCTCGGTGCGGGCTGGATCGGCGGGTCCTTCGCCGACGCCGTGCGTGACCTCACGAGCAGCACCGTCGTCGCGGCGGGCTCGCGCGACGCCGAGAAGGCGGCGGCCTTCGCGGCGGAGCACGGTGTCGAGCGGTCCTACGGCTCCTACGAGGAGCTCGTCGCGGACCCGGACGTGGACGTCGTGTACGTCGCGACGCCGCACTCGCACCACCACGAGCACGCGCTGCTGGCGATCGCCGCGGGCAAGCACGTGCTCGTCGAGAAGGCCTTCACGCGCAACGCCGCCGAGGCCCGCGAGGTCGTCGCGGCCGCCCGCGAGGCGGGGGTGTTCTGCATGGAGGCGATGATGACGCGCCACCTGCCGCACACCGCGATGCTGCGCGAGATCGTGCAGCGCGGCGACATCGGCGCGGTCCGCGAGGTCCGAGCGGGCTTCGACGTCACGGTGCCCTACGACCCGGCGCACCGGATGTTCGACCCGGCGCTGGCCGGGGGAGCGCTGCTGGACCTCGGGATCTACCCGTTGTCCTTCGCGGTCGACCTGCTGGGCCACCCCGACGAGGTGCGGGCGACCGGTCTGCTCGCACCGACGGGCGTCGACGCGCAGGAGACGATCGTGCTGCGCTACGGGCAGGAGGCGCTCGCGACGCTCACCACCTCCGTGCGGACCACGGCACCGGGGACGGCCACGATCGTCGGGTCGGAGGGGCGCATCGAGATCGACGAGCGCTACCTCGTCCCGACGACGTTCCGCGTCGAGAACGCCCACGGTGTCACCGAGTACGACGGGCGCCTGCGGGCGGCCGACGGCTCGGTGGTCGAGGAGGGCAAGCAGTACGAGGCCGCCGAGGTGGCCCGCTGCATCGCGGCGGGTCTCACCGAGAGCCCTCGGATGACCCTCGACCAGACCGTCGAGCTCATGGAGATCATGGACGACGTCCGGGCTCAGCTCGGGGTCGTGTACCCCGGCGAGGTCGGCCTGGCGTCGGGCGAGGTGGCGAGCCCGATGTCGGCGGCCGCGTCGGTGTTCGTCACGAGCCCGTCCACGGGGCCCGCGGGCGCCTAG